Part of the Thiohalophilus sp. genome is shown below.
GTTTTCGGTAGGGATCGAGATCCACGGCCAGCAGCTCGGCAATCAGGATCCGTTCACCCGCCCGTTTGGAGGATTGCAGCAACTCGCGCAGATGGATGTTTTCCGCCTCGATAAAAGTCAGCTTTTGCAACTGGGCCTTGAGCAGTGTGTTCTGGGTACGCAGTTCGGTGTTCTGTTTTTGCAATTCGTCGCGGGAGACGAAGGTATCCGAGGCCCAGCCCATGAGCTCGGCAGGCAGGTTGACCGCGTATTGCAGCGGGTAGACCACCACGGCCAGACCGGAGCGGACGGTATGGATGTAACTGGTGCGATGATCCACGGTCATCAGTGCCACTGAGATGAGAATCAACAGCAGCAACCGGATTGTGGCGGACGGACCTTGTACAAATAAGAGTTTAACGGTCAGTCTCCCTGACAGAATCGACTGGTCGGACAGGAATAGAGGTTAGCGGATTTTGCCTGGCAGTGTGAATCCGCCGGACATGCGCCGAAACGCTTATTCGACAGTAAACAGATCGCCACCGTGTTCGTCGATCATCTCCAGCGCCCGGCCGCCGCCACGGGCGACGCAGGTCAGCGGATCCTCGGCGATGATCACCGGCAGACCGGTCTCTTCCATCAACAGGCGATCCAGATCGTTGAGCAGGGCGCCGCCACCGGTCAGCACCATGCCGCGTTCGGCGATATCCGAGGCCAGCTCGGGCGGCGTCTGTTCCAGCGCGGTCTTGACCGCACTGACGATACCCGACAGGGGTTCCTGCAGAGCTTCGAGGATCTCGTTGCTGTTGAGGGTGAAGCTGCGCGGCACCCCTTCAGCCAGGTTGCGGCCGCGGACTTCCAGCTCGCGTACCTCGTGGCCGGGGTAGGCGGTCCCGATGTCCTGCTTGATGCGCTCGGCGGTGGATTCGCCGATCAGGCTGCCGTAATTGCGGCGCACGTAGTTGATGATCGCCTCGTCGAAACGATCGCCGCCGGTACGCACCGAGGAGGAATAGACGATCCCGCTCAGGGAAATCACGGCCACTTCGGTGGTGCCGCCACCGATGTCGACCACCATCGAGCCGCTGGCGTCGGCGATGGGCATGCCGGCACCGATGGCCGCGGCCATCGGCTCTTCAATCAGATAGACATCGCGCGCGCCGGCGCCGGCGGCCGATTCGCGAATCGCCCGACGCTCCACCTGGGTGGAACCGCAGGGGACGCAGATCAGCACCCGCGGGCTGGGCCGGAAAAAGCGGGTTTCGTGGACTTTACGAATGAAATGCTGGAGCATTTTCTCGGTGATGGTAAAGTCGGCGATGACGCCGTCTTTCATCGGTCGCACAGCCACAATATTACCGGGGGTACGCCCCAACATGCGCTTGGCCTCGGTGCCGACCGCGGCAATCGATTTGGGTCCGCCCGGTCCGCGTTCCTGGCGAATCGCCACGACCGAAGGCTCATTGAGTACAATACCCTGACCACGGACATAAATGAGGGTATTGGCGGTACCCAGATCGACGGAAATATCGTTGGAGAAAAGACCCCGTAAGCTTTCAAACATGTTTGTAATCTTTATAGGTGAAAGGACACGACAGTATAAACGCGTACTGTAATCAAATAGAAGGGCTTTGGGCAAGGAATCATCTGTGGTAACGTTGCCAATTTGCCTAGCCCATCACAACCGGCCCGGGGCCGGAGTTTTGGCTTACCGAGGAAATCATGTCACTGGATAAATCTGACGTCGAAAAGATTGCGCATCTGGCCCGGCTGGGCATCAGCGAGGCCGATATTCCCGATTATGCCGACAACCTCTCCAGTATCCTGGAAATGGTCGAACAGATGAATGCGGTGGACACCGCCGCGGTGACCCCGATGGCCCACCCGCTTGACGCGGTACAGCCGTTGCGCGAGGACCAGGTCACCGAAACGGATCAGCGGGAACGCTTCCAGGCCGTGGCGCCCAGTGTCGATGACGGCCTGTATCTGGTTCCCCGGGTCGTTGAATAAGGCCGCTTACGGGCGGATTTCCCCCTTAACTTCCTGCACTACAGAACACTGAAATTACAGAGAGACGGCATGCACGACAAAACGCTTGCGGAACTGGCCCGGGATCTGGATAGCGGGGCATACTCCAGCGAGGAGCTGACCCGACACTATCTTGAGCGTATCGCCAGTCACGATCCGCAGCTTAACAGCTACATTACCGCCGCGAGCGACACGGCGCTGGCGCGCGCGCGGGCGGCGGACGCGCAGCGCGCCGCCGGTGAGGCAGGGCCGCTGACCGGTATCCCGCTGGCGCACAAGGATATTTTCTGCACCGACGGCATCAAGACCAGCTGCGGCTCGAAAATGCTGGACAACTTCGTCGCCCCCTATGATGCCACCGTGGTCACCCGCCTGAACGAGGCGGGAATGGTCACCCTGGGCAAGACCAACATGGACGAGTTCGCCATGGGCTCCTCCAACGAGACCAGTTTCTACGGGCCGGTCAAAAATCCCTGGGATACCGGTACCGTGCCCGGCGGCTCCTCCGGCGGATCGGCGGCGGCCGTGGCGGCCCGGCTGGCTCCCGCGGCCACTGGCACCGATACCGGCGGTTCGATTCGTCAGCCGGCGGCCCTGTGCGGGATCACCGGACTCAAACCGACCTACGGGCGGGTTTCCCGTTACGGCATGATCGCCTTCGCCTCCAGTCTGGATCAGGCCGGTCCCCTGACCCGGACCGCCGAGGATGCCGCGCTGCTGCTCAACGTCATGGCCGGTTACGACCCGCATGACTCCACCAGTCTGGACCGGCCGGTGCCGGACTATACGGCTGATCTGGGTGCGGATCTGACGGGGCTGAAAATCGGCCTGATCAAGGAGCATTTCGATCCCGGCCTGGATGGCGGCGTGGCCGATGCGGTGGATGCCGCCCTGGCCGAGTACAGAAAACTGGGCGCCGAGGTGGTGGAGATCAGCCTGCCCAACACCCACCTGTCGGTGCCGGCCTATTACGTGGTGGCCCCGGCCGAGTGCTCCTCCAACCTGTCGCGTTTTGACGGGGTGCGTTTCGGCTACCGCTGCGAGAACCCGCAGGATCTGGAGGATCTCTACAAGCGCAGCCGCGGCGAGGCCTTCGGCCCCGAGGTCAAGCGCCGCATCATGGTCGGCACCTACGCCCTGTCGGCCGGCTACTACGACGCTTATTATATAAAGGCGCAGCAGGCGCGGCGGCTGATCCGCGACGACTTCGTGCAGGCCTTCGAGTCGGTGGATGTGATCATGGGCCCCACCGCCCCATCCCCGGCCTTCAAGCTGGGCGAGAAAGCGGACGATCCGATCACCATGTACCTGTCGGACATCTACACCATCGCCGCCAACCTGGCGGGCCTGCCGGCCATGTCGGTGCCGGCCGAGTTCGTCAACGGCCTGCCGGTCGGGCTGCAGATCATCGGCAACTACTTCGACGAAGCACGCCTGCTTAACGTCGCGCATCGATACCAGCAGGCCACCGATTGGCACCGGCGAACCCCTTCGGGGTTCGAGTGACGAGTTACGAGGGACGAGTGACGAGGATTGGTCTCGTTCCCGACTCGAGAATTCGTTATTAGTAATGATTATGTTGAAACATGTGGACAGTGACAGGTATGGCTTTATTTCCTCGTCCCTCGTCCCTCGTACCTCGGAACTGACATGATGAGTTGGGAAACGGTTATCGGGCTTGAGATTCATACCCAGCTGGCGACGCAGAGCAAGATATTTTCCGGCGCCCCGACCGCCTATGGCGCGCCGCCCAACAGCCAGGCTTGCGCGGTGGATCTCGGGCTGCCCGGCGTGTTGCCGGTGCTGAACAAGGAAGTGGTCAACATGGCCATCAAGTTCGGCCTGGCCATCGAGGCGCAGATCGCGCCGCGATCGATCTTTGCGCGCAAGAACTACTTCTATCCGGATCTGCCCAAGGGCTATCAGATCAGCCAGTATGAACTGCCCATTGTCGAACACGGCCAGGTGAGTATTCGCCTGGACGATGGCAGCGAGAAGATCATCGGCGTGACCCGCGCGCATCTGGAAGAGGACGCCGGCAAGTCGCTGCACGAGGATTACCACGGCATGACCGGGATCGATCTCAATCGCGCCGGCACGCCGCTGCTGGAGATCGTCTCCGAGCCGGACATGCGTTCGGCTGCGGAGGCGGTGGCCTATATGAAAAAGATCCACGCCCTGGTGCGCTACCTGGGCATCAGCGACGGCAACATGCAGGAAGGCTCGTTCCGCTGCGACGCCAATGTCTCCGTGCGCCCCAAAGGGCAGGAAGAATTCGGCACCCGCTCGGAACTGAAGAATATCAACTCGTTCCGTTTTGTGGAGCGGGCGATCAACTTCGAGGTGGAACGCCAGATCGATCTGCTCGAAACCGGCGGCGAGGTGATTCAGGAAACCCGCCTGTACGACGCCGATAGGGATGAGACCCGCTCCATGCGTACCAAGGAGGAAGCGATGGATTATCGTTACTTCCCCGATCCCGATCTGTTGCCGGTGGGAATCACCGCCGAACATATCGAGTCGATCCGCGCGACATTACCGGAGCTACCCGAAGCCAAAAAAGATCGCTTCATTAGTGAATACGCTCTCAAGGCGGAAGATGCGGTGATTCTGACCGCCAGTCGCGAGATGGCTGATTATTTCGAAACCGTGGCCAGAGTCTCCGGCGAAGCCAAACTGGCGGGCAACTGGGTGATCGGCGAGCTGTCCGCTTACCTGAATAAAGAGGATATGGCAATCGGTGACAGCCCGATCAGCGCCGAGATGCTGGCCGGGGTGATCAGGCGTATCAGCGACAACACCATCTCCGGCAAGATTGCCAAGGACGTGTTCGATGCCATGTGGAGCGGCGAAGGCGATGCCGACACCATTATCGAGAAAAAAGGTCTCAAGCAGATCACCGACACCGGTGAGCTGGAAGCGATCGTCGATAAAGTGATCGCCGACAATCCCGAACAGGTCGAGCAGTTCAAAGCGGGCAAGGAGAAGGTACTGGGCTTTTTCGTCGGCCAGTGTATGAAAGCCACCGGCGGCAAGGGCAACCCGGCCCAGCTCAATCAGATGCTTCGCGATAAACTCGGTAAATGATCCCGACGACGCACGGCCGGCCAATGACGGCCAAAGATGCAGCATGAGTGATACCTTACAACGCTTTTTATTCGAGAACCTCGCGATCCGCGGCGATCTGGTGCAACTGGATGCCACCTGGCAGGCGGTTCAGGAAAAGCATGCCTATCCCGATCCGGTGCTGCATCTGCTCGGTGAGGTGATGACCGCCGCAGTGCTGTTATCGGCGACACTCAAACACCAAAGCCGTCTGACCATGCAGATCCAGGGCAACGGATTGATTCCGTTTCTGGTGGTGGAGTGCACGCACGATCACAACCTGCGCGGCATGGCCCATTACGCGGAAGATATCCAGCCGGCCAGCCTGAATGAACTGGTGGGCGACGGTCGTCTGGCCATTACCCTGGAGCCGGCCGACAGCAGCGAACGTTATCAAAGCATCGTCGCACTGAGTGGCAACACGCTCGCCGAAGCGATCGAGGATTATCTGTCCCGTTCGGAACAACTGGATACCCGGATCTGGCTGGCAGTCAGCGAGGGACGCACCGCCGGACTGTTGATTCAGAAACTGCCCGCCAGCCAAACGGCCGAGGAACAGGAAGGCTGGAACCGGGTGGAACAACTCTCGGCGACCATCAGCCAGCGGGAACTGCTCGATCTGGGGCCGGCGCAAATTATTCACCGGCTCTATCACGAGGAAGATGTGCGGGTGTTCGAATCAGAACCGGTCTGTTTTCGCTGTTCCTGTAACACGGAGCGCGTGATCGGGATGTTGCGCCAACTGGGTATCGAGGAAGTGCGCGCCATCCTCGAAGAAGAACACGCCGTCGAGGTGACCTGCGAGTTCTGCAACCAGCACTACCGGTTTGATGCGGTGGATGTGGAACAACTGTTTGCCGGGGAAGTGACTTACCAGGCGCCGGATACCCGCCAATAAATTCAGCGCGCGCCGCACACCGGGCATTCGCTGTCCTGCTTCAGGGTCAGCGTGCGCCACTCCATATGCAGGGCATCGAGCAATAACAGCTTGCCGTCCAGCGTCGAGCCGATGTTGAGCAGAATCTTGATCACCTCAAGCGCCTGGACACTGCCGATAATCCCGACCACCGGCGCAAGAACGCCGTTTTCACTGCAGGAGGCATCCAGCTCGCCCTCTTCGCGATACAAACAGCGATAACAGGGACTACCGGGCCGGTTCATGAAGACACTGACCTGGCCTTCCATGCGAATGGCCGCGCCGGAAACCAGCGGGGTGCCGGTCGCCACGCAGACCCGGTTGAGGGCAAAGCGAATTTCGAAGTTGTCGGTGGCGTCGACCACCACATCCACATGCTCGGCAATTTCACGCAGCTCCTCGTCGGAAAGTTTGTGATCCAGTGCGGTAATTTGCAGCTGTGGATTGAGTTCCATTAAGGTTTCGGCGGCAGAAGTGATCTTGGGATGGCCGATATCCTTCTGCCTGTGCAGGATCTGGCGTTGCAGATTGGAGAGATCGACGTTGTCGTGATCCACCAGCACCAGCTGTCCGACCCCGGCGGCGGCCAGATACATCGCCACCGGCGAACCGAGTCCTCCCAGACCGAGAATCAGCACCCGCGAGGAGAGCAGCTTCTCCTGCCCGGCGAAATCCACCTGGGGCAGCATGATCTGGCGACTGTAACGCAGCAGTTGTTCGTCGTTCATGGTCGGTTGAGTCTATGCATTAGCGAATAGCGAAAGAATACGCCAAACAAACAGAGTTGAACAGGCAAATGAAAGTTGGCAAATAAAAGTTGGCAGTAGGCAGATGGCAGTTAGCAGTCGGCAGTCAGGAGTTTATGGGGTTTTCTAGCGTCTAGCCCCTAGCCCCTGCTCTTATAGATAGTTACGCCAGTGCGAAGGGCGGGGATCGCGGCAGCCGTGTTCGCGTGCACGGTAGTGCTTGATAAAGATTTCCCGGGTGGTCTTGATCTGGCAGGCAGGACAGCCGAGGTTGGCGCGTTCGGTCTCTTCGGTGTAGTAATAGAGGGAACGCTTGAGTTTGATCAGCAAGGCGTTGTCCAGGTGAAAGCCCACTTCGCACAAGGCTTCCTCGATCTCGGCCAGAGTGATCCGGCGCAGATCGTAGCGCACCAGCAGGCGGGTGTCGTTCAGCGGTTCGACATGTTCGACCCCGTCGGCATTGTGCAGCAGCAGGGCGGCCGACCGGGCCGGGTTGGGCTCGGGCTGCAGGGGGTGAAAGAGTATGTCGCGTTGTTTGATCAAGGTGTCGGGCGTGTCAGCTCAAGATAGCTCAATCCTAACCCCATCGCGCTGGCGGTCAAGAGTGCGGTTGAAAATAAGGGTTTGCTGATTTACGCCGCAGGGCGCTGGCCGACGGCGACCCGGGGGTTCCCGCCGTAGTCAATAAAATCAGCCACTTCACGATAGCCGGCTTCCCGTAACAGGGCCTGAACCGCTTCACCCTGATCATAACCGTGTTCGAGCAACAGCCAGCCACCAGGCATCAGGTGGGACCACGACTGACTGATAATCAGGCGGATCGCTGCCAGCCCGTCGGCGCCAGCGGCCAGGGCATTGCGCGGTTCATAGCGGACATCGCCCCGGGACAGGTGCGGATCGGCTTCGCGGACATAGGGCGGGTTGGAGACGATCATCTCGAAGCGTTGCGATGCCGGTAGATCGCTCAGCCAGTCACCGTGGATAAACTGCACATTGTTCAGCCGGTGACGTGCGACATTGGCCCGCGCCACATCGAGTGCTTCAGCCGATTGCTCCGTGGCGATGATATGGCAGCGTGGGCGTTCGGCTGCCAGCGCCAGCGCAATGGCCCCGCAGCCGGTACCCAGATCGGCGACGGTCCAGTCGGCCTCGGCTGGAATGCGTTCCAGGGCCAGTTCCACCAGGCGCTCGGTATCGGGCCGCGGAATCAATGTCGCCGGCGATACCCTCAATCGCAACGACCAGAAATCCTGTTCCCCCAGAATATGCGCGATGGGCTCACCGGCAAGCCGGCGTTGCAACAAGGCGTCAAAGATTTGTTGTTGACTCGCATGGATCGGCTTCTCCGGCCAGGTATGCAACCAGGTCCGGGACTGTTGCAGCACATGGGCAAGCAACAGCTCGCTGTCCAGGCGCGCCGAGTCGGACACCGCCTGCAGGCGTCGATAGGCATCGTCCAGCAGTTCGCTGACGGTTAACGACATAATAACGGGATCGAATGGCACATGCCGGCATTATACCTGAATCGGGTTTCACTACAGATCAGGGTGGCTCAAGCACCCTTCGGGCATAAACTCCGCGGAGCCACCGTTTATCTACTTTTCTTTCTCTTCCTGTGCTTTGGCTTTTTCTTCCTCGCTCGGTTCGATCAGGCTGAGGATCGTCCAGTCCGCCTGGGGAGCCAGTTTGCCATCCACGACAAACACCTGTATCCGGCCGCGCGGGTCGATGGCAAATAACGGCGTGGCCCGTTTACCGTACTTGTGTTGAAAATCCTCGAAACTGAAATCGTCACTCAGCCGGGTGTCGTGGATCTCGGCACCCTGACTGATCAGGCTGGAGAGTTTGGTAAAGGTAATATCCTCGCCAAACAGCCGGTAACCACGGTGTTCTTCGGCGGCGATGAGCTTGTCGGGGGCATCTTTTTCCTGCGCGGTCTGCAGGGTATAGATCGCACCGGAGCCGAATTCACGGCGAAAGCGCAGTCCGGCCAGTACGTTCACATCGGCCATCGGGGAAAGGGCGAGCATGCGACCGATGCCGACCAGATCCAGGCATTGATCAGCATGCGCGGAAATCGGGTTGCCGTAATAGGTGGGCAGGCCGGCCATGCGCGCCGCACGAATATTCTCCCAGTTGGTATCGGTCAACAGCACATTGAACTCCTGCTCCTGCAGGGCCTGGCCGATGGTGCGGGCCACCGGATTGGCACCGATGATCAGAAACCCGCGCGGCTCCGGCTCGGCGACACCCAGCCAGGTGGCAAACAGTCGCGAGGTGGCGCTTTGTAATACCACGGTGCCGATGATGACCATGAAGGTCAACGGCACCAGTAATGCCGCCTCACTCATGCCTTCCTGTTGCAGGCGCAGGGCAAACAGGGCCGAGACCGCCGCGGCGACGATACCGCGCGGGGCGATCCAGGCCAGCAACGTTCGCTCGCGCCAGTTCAGTGAGGAGCGAAAGGTGGAAACCAGGACTTTCAATGGCCGGGCGATGAACTGGATGGCCAGCAGGACGAACAGGGCCGGCCAGCCCAGTTCGATCAGCGCACTCAGATCCAGCCGCGCCGCCAGAATAATAAACAGGCCGGAGATAAACAGCAGGCTGAGACTTTCCTTGAACGACAGAATGTCATGGATATGCACGCCCTTCATATTGGCCAGCCACAAGCCCATGACAGTGACCGCCAGCAGACCGGATTCGTGATACAGCGAATTGGAAATCACGAAAACCGCGAACACCAGTGTCAAGGTAGTGATGTTGTGCAGGTATTCGGGCAACAGATGATGGCGCAACAGCAGACCCAGCAGATAGCCGGGCACGGCCCCCATTGCGATGCCCACCAGCAGTATCGTGCCGAAACCGAGCAGGGTGGAGCCCAGCGCATCGCTGCCCTGGCCGGTAATAATAAAGTTGAACACCAGCACCGCCAGCAGGGCACCGATCGGATCGATGACAATCCCTTCCCAGCGCAGAATATGGGTCAGGCGGCTGTTGGGGCGTACGGTGCGCAGCATGGGGATGATGACGGTTGGCCCGGTGACCACCGTGATGGCACCGAACAGCAGCGCCAGTTCCCAGCCAATATCGAGCAACAGATACGTGGCGATAGCGGTGACGGCCCAGGTGGCCAGCACTCCCACCGAGACCAGGTTGATCACGACCTGTTGCAAGCCGCGGATTTGTTCGAACTTGAGGGTCAGACTGCCTTCGAACAGGATGACCGCGACGGCCAGGGAGACGAACGGAAACAGCAGATCGCCGAACAGCGTATTGGGATCGAGCCAGCCGGTGACCGGACCGGCGATGATACCGCCCAGTAACAAAAACAGGATCGCCGGCAGTTTCAGCCACCACGACAACCACTGACTGGCAATACCGATCAGGCCGATACCGGCCAGGGCAATGAGAATATGTTCGTGCATGGGCGATCGGCAGCCGCGGTTGTTAGTGTTGTCTAATCCTGCGGGGATTCGATCAGTTTGGCAATATTCAGTTGCCGGATCGCATCAATGGCGACTTCAAAGCGACCTTCGCCGCACAGCCCGCTGATGCCGGCCTGTTCATAGGCCTCGATGGCGTGTTGCAGGCAGGCCTGACGGACACGTTCGGCGAGTGCGAGCTTGTCATCCATGGTTCTGTACCACGCTGATCAGATCGGTGAGTTGTTCAATGCTGGCCGTGGGCCGGGCCTCCCACGGATCGAACGCCACGCCCGGATCGCGCCGCACCCAGGCGGTCGGCATTCCGACCGCCGCGGCACCGAGAATATCGAAGGGATTGGCCGAAACCAGCCAGCAGGATGCCGCCGCCGCGCCGGTTCGGGCCAGGCAGTGTTGATACACTGCCGGATCCGGTTTGTAGCTGCCGATCTCATCGACACTGATGATGTCGCTGAATCGATCCCGGATGCCGGCCTGTTCCAGCAGGCCGTTGACTCCCGCTGCCGTGCCGTTGGAGAAGGCCACCATGCGCACGCCGGCCTGTTGCAGGGCGGACAGTCCCGAGTCCACATCGGCAAAGGCGGGCAGGCTGGCGTAACGTTGCAACAGCCGCTGCTTGTCCGCCTCACTCAGATGGGTGCCCAGTACCGTGTCGCAGTAATCCAGCGCCTGACGGGTGCAGATCGAAAAATCCACGTACTGGCGCATCAGTCCCCGGCGAAAGGTGTATTCCAGTTGCTTGTCGCGCCAGCGCCGGGAAAATTCCCGCGCCCGTTCGCCAATCAACTGCTCCAGTTCAACCACCACCCCGTGGGGGTCGATCAGGGTGCCGTAGATATCGAATGCGATGACCGGGGTTGCCATATTCTGTGCCTGCCAGAAAGCTTGTTCGCTTTATGCAGGATAGCATTAATCGCCGGGTCGACAATCCGGCGCGGCGCGGATTCATCTGAAAACCGGGATGCCCGCTGGTGGATATTCCAAACCAGGGATGTTTTACTTTGATATTGGGTACTTTATGCTCTGTCCGAGATCGATTTAATCAAGGGTACTTGAGAGTGCATCGCCGGTTTCGTTGTAACATGAATGCCAGAATGATCCGTGTTGCCCTGTTGTCGACGCTGGCGTGGTCCATGTTATGCCTGTTGCCGGCGACGGCGCTGGCCGCGTCCGGACATGCCGGTGGGCAACTGCAAGAAATATTGCAAAACCCGGCCGACGCCGGCATGTCGACGGAACTCGACTGGAAAAAACTTCGCAAGTTCTATGCCTCCCGCCACTATCAACCGGCATGGAGCGATCATTCGGGGGTCTTCCTCCCCGCCCGACAATTTCGGGATATTCTGGAAAATGCCGATCGGGAAGGCCTGGAGCCGAAGAGCTATCACCTGAAGTCGATCGCCCGGCAGTGGGGTTCGATCCATGCCGCAAAACGGGCCCGGCTGGATCTGCTGTTGACCGACGCCTTCTTTTTATACAGCCGTCATGTCTCACAGGGGCGTTATGCGCCGTTCGAGGTGGATCCGCTCTGGAATATCGATGTACCGCAGATGGATCCCGTCGCGTTACTGGAGTCGATGCTCGAAGAAGACGATTTCGAA
Proteins encoded:
- a CDS encoding rod shape-determining protein, with translation MFESLRGLFSNDISVDLGTANTLIYVRGQGIVLNEPSVVAIRQERGPGGPKSIAAVGTEAKRMLGRTPGNIVAVRPMKDGVIADFTITEKMLQHFIRKVHETRFFRPSPRVLICVPCGSTQVERRAIRESAAGAGARDVYLIEEPMAAAIGAGMPIADASGSMVVDIGGGTTEVAVISLSGIVYSSSVRTGGDRFDEAIINYVRRNYGSLIGESTAERIKQDIGTAYPGHEVRELEVRGRNLAEGVPRSFTLNSNEILEALQEPLSGIVSAVKTALEQTPPELASDIAERGMVLTGGGALLNDLDRLLMEETGLPVIIAEDPLTCVARGGGRALEMIDEHGGDLFTVE
- the gatC gene encoding Asp-tRNA(Asn)/Glu-tRNA(Gln) amidotransferase subunit GatC, which translates into the protein MSLDKSDVEKIAHLARLGISEADIPDYADNLSSILEMVEQMNAVDTAAVTPMAHPLDAVQPLREDQVTETDQRERFQAVAPSVDDGLYLVPRVVE
- the gatA gene encoding Asp-tRNA(Asn)/Glu-tRNA(Gln) amidotransferase subunit GatA codes for the protein MHDKTLAELARDLDSGAYSSEELTRHYLERIASHDPQLNSYITAASDTALARARAADAQRAAGEAGPLTGIPLAHKDIFCTDGIKTSCGSKMLDNFVAPYDATVVTRLNEAGMVTLGKTNMDEFAMGSSNETSFYGPVKNPWDTGTVPGGSSGGSAAAVAARLAPAATGTDTGGSIRQPAALCGITGLKPTYGRVSRYGMIAFASSLDQAGPLTRTAEDAALLLNVMAGYDPHDSTSLDRPVPDYTADLGADLTGLKIGLIKEHFDPGLDGGVADAVDAALAEYRKLGAEVVEISLPNTHLSVPAYYVVAPAECSSNLSRFDGVRFGYRCENPQDLEDLYKRSRGEAFGPEVKRRIMVGTYALSAGYYDAYYIKAQQARRLIRDDFVQAFESVDVIMGPTAPSPAFKLGEKADDPITMYLSDIYTIAANLAGLPAMSVPAEFVNGLPVGLQIIGNYFDEARLLNVAHRYQQATDWHRRTPSGFE
- the gatB gene encoding Asp-tRNA(Asn)/Glu-tRNA(Gln) amidotransferase subunit GatB, with the protein product MSWETVIGLEIHTQLATQSKIFSGAPTAYGAPPNSQACAVDLGLPGVLPVLNKEVVNMAIKFGLAIEAQIAPRSIFARKNYFYPDLPKGYQISQYELPIVEHGQVSIRLDDGSEKIIGVTRAHLEEDAGKSLHEDYHGMTGIDLNRAGTPLLEIVSEPDMRSAAEAVAYMKKIHALVRYLGISDGNMQEGSFRCDANVSVRPKGQEEFGTRSELKNINSFRFVERAINFEVERQIDLLETGGEVIQETRLYDADRDETRSMRTKEEAMDYRYFPDPDLLPVGITAEHIESIRATLPELPEAKKDRFISEYALKAEDAVILTASREMADYFETVARVSGEAKLAGNWVIGELSAYLNKEDMAIGDSPISAEMLAGVIRRISDNTISGKIAKDVFDAMWSGEGDADTIIEKKGLKQITDTGELEAIVDKVIADNPEQVEQFKAGKEKVLGFFVGQCMKATGGKGNPAQLNQMLRDKLGK
- the hslO gene encoding Hsp33 family molecular chaperone HslO; this encodes MSDTLQRFLFENLAIRGDLVQLDATWQAVQEKHAYPDPVLHLLGEVMTAAVLLSATLKHQSRLTMQIQGNGLIPFLVVECTHDHNLRGMAHYAEDIQPASLNELVGDGRLAITLEPADSSERYQSIVALSGNTLAEAIEDYLSRSEQLDTRIWLAVSEGRTAGLLIQKLPASQTAEEQEGWNRVEQLSATISQRELLDLGPAQIIHRLYHEEDVRVFESEPVCFRCSCNTERVIGMLRQLGIEEVRAILEEEHAVEVTCEFCNQHYRFDAVDVEQLFAGEVTYQAPDTRQ
- a CDS encoding molybdopterin-synthase adenylyltransferase MoeB, which codes for MNDEQLLRYSRQIMLPQVDFAGQEKLLSSRVLILGLGGLGSPVAMYLAAAGVGQLVLVDHDNVDLSNLQRQILHRQKDIGHPKITSAAETLMELNPQLQITALDHKLSDEELREIAEHVDVVVDATDNFEIRFALNRVCVATGTPLVSGAAIRMEGQVSVFMNRPGSPCYRCLYREEGELDASCSENGVLAPVVGIIGSVQALEVIKILLNIGSTLDGKLLLLDALHMEWRTLTLKQDSECPVCGAR
- the prmC gene encoding peptide chain release factor N(5)-glutamine methyltransferase, with protein sequence MSLTVSELLDDAYRRLQAVSDSARLDSELLLAHVLQQSRTWLHTWPEKPIHASQQQIFDALLQRRLAGEPIAHILGEQDFWSLRLRVSPATLIPRPDTERLVELALERIPAEADWTVADLGTGCGAIALALAAERPRCHIIATEQSAEALDVARANVARHRLNNVQFIHGDWLSDLPASQRFEMIVSNPPYVREADPHLSRGDVRYEPRNALAAGADGLAAIRLIISQSWSHLMPGGWLLLEHGYDQGEAVQALLREAGYREVADFIDYGGNPRVAVGQRPAA
- a CDS encoding sodium:proton antiporter, translating into MHEHILIALAGIGLIGIASQWLSWWLKLPAILFLLLGGIIAGPVTGWLDPNTLFGDLLFPFVSLAVAVILFEGSLTLKFEQIRGLQQVVINLVSVGVLATWAVTAIATYLLLDIGWELALLFGAITVVTGPTVIIPMLRTVRPNSRLTHILRWEGIVIDPIGALLAVLVFNFIITGQGSDALGSTLLGFGTILLVGIAMGAVPGYLLGLLLRHHLLPEYLHNITTLTLVFAVFVISNSLYHESGLLAVTVMGLWLANMKGVHIHDILSFKESLSLLFISGLFIILAARLDLSALIELGWPALFVLLAIQFIARPLKVLVSTFRSSLNWRERTLLAWIAPRGIVAAAVSALFALRLQQEGMSEAALLVPLTFMVIIGTVVLQSATSRLFATWLGVAEPEPRGFLIIGANPVARTIGQALQEQEFNVLLTDTNWENIRAARMAGLPTYYGNPISAHADQCLDLVGIGRMLALSPMADVNVLAGLRFRREFGSGAIYTLQTAQEKDAPDKLIAAEEHRGYRLFGEDITFTKLSSLISQGAEIHDTRLSDDFSFEDFQHKYGKRATPLFAIDPRGRIQVFVVDGKLAPQADWTILSLIEPSEEEKAKAQEEKEK
- a CDS encoding haloacid dehalogenase type II, giving the protein MATPVIAFDIYGTLIDPHGVVVELEQLIGERAREFSRRWRDKQLEYTFRRGLMRQYVDFSICTRQALDYCDTVLGTHLSEADKQRLLQRYASLPAFADVDSGLSALQQAGVRMVAFSNGTAAGVNGLLEQAGIRDRFSDIISVDEIGSYKPDPAVYQHCLARTGAAAASCWLVSANPFDILGAAAVGMPTAWVRRDPGVAFDPWEARPTASIEQLTDLISVVQNHG